In Helianthus annuus cultivar XRQ/B chromosome 9, HanXRQr2.0-SUNRISE, whole genome shotgun sequence, the following are encoded in one genomic region:
- the LOC110878952 gene encoding probable calcium-binding protein CML23, giving the protein MAKKPSITDVEKVFNKFDANGDGQIDISELGSILGALGSETPEEELKVVMTEIDTDGNGVIDLNEFTEFQRRGCSGSDGDAVNKELRDAFDLYDQDKNGKISAVELHSVLKSLGEKCSLNDCCKMIESVDVDGDGCVNFEEFKKMMSK; this is encoded by the coding sequence ATGGCCAAAAAACCTTCAATCACCGACGTTGAGAAAGTCTTCAACAAGTTCGACGCTAACGGCGACGGTCAGATCGACATCTCCGAACTCGGATCCATTCTCGGAGCACTCGGATCCGAGACTCCAGAGGAAGAACTAAAAGTTGTGATGACGGAGATTGATACTGACGGTAACGGCGTCATTGATCTCAACGAGTTCACCGAGTTTCAGCGGCGAGGATGCAGCGGTTCCGACGGAGATGCAGTGAATAAGGAGCTGCGTGACGCGTTTGATCTGTACGATCAGGATAAGAACGGTAAGATCTCGGCCGTTGAGTTGCATTCGGTTTTGAAAAGTTTAGGTGAGAAGTGTTCGTTGAATGATTGTTGTAAGATGATTGAATCGGTTGATGTGGACGGTGATGGTTGCGTGAATTTTGAAGAGTTTAAGAAGATGATGAGTAAGTAA
- the LOC110876493 gene encoding uncharacterized protein LOC110876493 yields MADNLIEVEGAWRWRTSKEIPFSVKQVREDIEAARWANVPNEPELVWNNWATPKGNHLLWRAMLGRVASRVGLARRGIPIADIGCPRCGLEAECPDHIFLKCLWSRSIWWNILAWIRISFPADCDSFSDLIKYIKESPGSKVWKRLVYTIIIATTWRIWSARNAMVFDGNFIPIMKTVDLIKEDSFLWINIRARNKKPVWEDWVRFDVLDLL; encoded by the coding sequence ATGGCTGATAATTTGATTGAGGTAGAGGGTGCTTGGAGATGGCGGACTTCTAAGGAAATTCCTTTCTCTGTTAAGCAAGTTAGAGAAGATATAGAAGCCGCTAGATGGGCTAATGTGCCAAACGAGCCAGAACTTGTCTGGAACAATTGGGCTACGCCTAAAGGTAACCATCTCCTGTGGAGGGCTATGCTCGGAAGAGTAGCTTCTAGAGTGGGATTAGCTCGAAGGGGGATCCCGATCGCTGATATCGGCTGCCCTCGTTGCGGTTTAGAGGCGGAATGTCCGGATCACATTTTCCTGAAGTGCTTGTGGTCCAGGTCAATTTGGTGGAATATTTTGGCATGGATCCGTATTAGTTTTCCGGCGGATTGCGACTCGTTTTCGGATTTAATAAAGTATATAAAAGAGAGTCCGGGCAGCAAGGTTTGGAAGCGGCTAGTGTATACCATCATTATTGCAACGACTTGGAGAATTTGGAGCGCGAGAAATGCTATGGTTTTCGATGGTAATTTTATCCCAATTATGAAGACGGTCGATTTGATTAAAGAAGATTCCTTTTTATGGATCAACATAAGAGCGAGGAACAAGAAACCGGTTTGGGAAGATTGGGTCCGATTCGATGTGTTAGATCTTTTGTAA